A genomic stretch from Canis lupus baileyi chromosome 3, mCanLup2.hap1, whole genome shotgun sequence includes:
- the MAF gene encoding transcription factor Maf — protein sequence MASELAMSNSDLPTSPLAMEYVNDFDLMKFEVKKEPVETDRIISQCGRLIAGGSLSSTPMSTPCSSVPPSPSFSAPSPGSGSEQKAHLEDYYWMTGYPQQLNPEALGFSPEDAVEALISSSHPLQGGFDGYARGAQQLASAAGAGAGAGAGAGAGAGAGASLGGGGEEMGPAAAVVSAVIAAAAAQSGAGPHYHHHHHHHAAGHHHHPTAGAPGSAGSASSSAGGAGGGGGGGGGGGGPAGSGGGGGGGGGGGGGGGAAGAGGALHPHHAAGGLHFDDRFSDEQLVTMSVRELNRQLRGVSKEEVIRLKQKRRTLKNRGYAQSCRFKRVQQRHVLESEKNQLLQQVDHLKQEISRLVRERDAYKEKYEKLVSSGFRENGSSSDNPSSPEFFITKPTRKLEPSVGNATFWKPQPCVLTSVFTK from the exons ATGGCATCGGAACTGGCAATGAGCAACTCCGACCTGCCCACCAGTCCCCTGGCCATGGAATATGTTAATGACTTCGATCTGATGAAGTTTGAAGTGAAAAAGGAGCCGGTGGAGACCGACCGCATCATCAGCCAGTGCGGCCGTCTCATCGCCGGGGGCTCGCTGTCGTCCACCCCCATGAGCACGCCGTGCAGCTCGGtgcccccttcccccagcttCTCGGCGCCCAGCCCGGGCTCGGGCAGCGAGCAGAAGGCGCACCTGGAAGACTACTACTGGATGACCGGCTACCCGCAGCAGCTGAACCCCGAGGCGCTGGGCTTCAGCCCCGAGGACGCGGTCGAGGCGCTCATCAGCAGCAGCCACCCGCTCCAGGGCGGCTTCGATGGCTACGCGCGCGGGGCGCAGCAGCTGGCGtcggcggccggggccggggccggggccggggccggggccggggccggggccggcgccggggcctcgctgggcggcggcggcgaggagatgggccccgccgccgccgtgGTGTCCGCCGTGatcgccgcggccgccgcgcagAGCGGCGCGGGCCcgcactaccaccaccaccaccaccaccacgccgccggccaccaccaccacccgacGGCCGGCGCGCCCGGCTCCGCGGGCAGCGCGTCCTCCtcggccgggggcgcgggcggaggcggcggcggcggcggcggcggcggcggcccggccggctccgggggcggcggcggcggcggcggcggcggcggcggcggcgggggcgcggcgggggcggggggcgccctgCACCCGCACCACGCGGCCGGCGGCCTGCACTTCGACGACCGCTTCTCCGACGAGCAGCTGGTGACCATGTCGGTGCGCGAGCTGAACCGGCAGCTGCGCGGGGTGAGCAAGGAGGAGGTGATCCGGCTCAAGCAGAAGAGGCGGACCCTGAAAAACCGCGGCTATGCCCAGTCCTGCCGCTTCAAGAGGGTGCAGCAGAGACACGTCCTGGAGTCCGAGAAGAACCAGCTGCTGCAGCAGGTCGACCACCTCAAGCAGGAGATCTCCAGGCTGGTGCGCGAGAGGGACGCGTACAAGGAGAAGTACGAGAAGCTGGTGAGCAGCGGCTTCCGAGAAAACGGCTCCAGCAGCGACAACCCGTCCTCTCCCGAGTTTTTCAT AACTAAGCCCACTCGCAAGTTGGAGCCATCAGTGGGAAACGCCACATTTTGGAAGCCCCAGCCATGTGTCCTTACCAGTGTATTCACGAAATGA